The following proteins come from a genomic window of Paramicrobacterium humi:
- the polA gene encoding DNA polymerase I, whose protein sequence is MSDNEKPTLLVIDGHSLAFRAFYALPVDSFQNSEGQHTNAIHGFIAMFLNLLKNEKPTHVAVAFDISRYSFRTREYPDYKGTRGETPPEFIGQVPLLQDALKAMNVTTISIEDYEADDILATLSVKGTHEGYRVLVVSGDRDTIQLVNDNVTLLYPSRQGVSDLTRYDPAKVKDRYDIEPHQYPEIAALVGETSDNLPGIPKVGEKTAVKWLHKYGSLDEILAHADEITGKVGESFREHKENAIRNRKLNRLLTDVEMPCEITALEKKPIDQAAVREIFGKLEFRTLLDRVLKLEGVEGGAPAEPGVSAPSPQNLLDEELEAWIERHCAAHPEGLALSVEVANGMPTAIGIATEDEAVSLAWQPGRADYAPFESWLADDDRPKIMHGAKQQIKALIEAGLTIAGLTFDTFIAGWLLRPGGTDKTLADLVLRYLDEQLPKADPNQLVPDVEPLSTALEAWYTARLVAPLRARLDDGSARVLRELEMPIVSVLAAMELRGVAVDHDQLAALSNRLGSTASDLAARAFAEIGREINLGSPKQIQEVLFEQLQMPTTRATKTGYSTDAASLADLQASNPHPFLGLLLEHRDATKLRQIVETLDKSIDSGGRIHTSYVQTGTSTGRISSTDPNLQNIPVRTAEGRLIRAAFTVGEGYDSLLTADYSQIEMRIMAHLSGDPGLIEAFTAGEDLHRFVGARIFGVDPADVTPEMRTKVKAMSYGLAYGLSAFGLSRQLRIDSKEAKQLMADYFARFGAVRDYLRNVVEQAKVDGYTTTIFGRRRPFPDLKSPNRTLRQNAERAALNAPIQGSAADIIKVAMINIENDIRDAELSSRMLMQVHDELIFEVSSGEHDRLEEIVRARMGSAAELSVPLEVQVGYGSNWDAAAH, encoded by the coding sequence GTGTCGGACAACGAAAAGCCTACCCTCCTCGTCATCGACGGCCACTCGCTCGCATTCCGTGCGTTCTACGCGCTGCCCGTCGACAGTTTCCAGAACAGCGAGGGTCAGCACACCAACGCGATCCACGGCTTCATCGCCATGTTCCTCAATCTGCTGAAGAACGAGAAGCCCACCCACGTCGCGGTCGCCTTCGACATCTCTCGGTACTCGTTCCGCACCCGCGAGTACCCGGATTACAAGGGCACTCGCGGAGAGACGCCGCCCGAGTTCATCGGTCAGGTTCCTCTCCTGCAAGACGCCCTCAAGGCCATGAACGTCACGACGATCTCGATCGAGGACTACGAGGCCGACGATATCCTCGCCACCCTCTCCGTCAAGGGAACGCACGAGGGCTACCGCGTCCTCGTCGTCTCCGGCGACCGAGACACCATCCAACTCGTCAATGACAACGTCACGCTCCTGTATCCGTCACGGCAGGGCGTCTCCGACCTCACGAGGTACGACCCGGCGAAGGTCAAGGATCGCTACGACATCGAACCCCACCAGTACCCGGAGATCGCAGCGCTCGTCGGGGAGACCAGCGACAACTTGCCCGGCATCCCCAAGGTGGGCGAGAAGACCGCCGTCAAGTGGCTGCACAAGTACGGCAGCCTCGACGAGATTCTGGCCCACGCCGATGAGATCACCGGCAAGGTCGGGGAGAGCTTCCGCGAACACAAGGAGAATGCGATCCGCAATCGCAAACTCAATCGCCTCCTCACCGACGTCGAGATGCCGTGCGAGATCACAGCGCTCGAGAAGAAGCCCATCGACCAAGCTGCCGTGCGCGAGATCTTCGGAAAGCTCGAGTTCCGCACCCTCCTCGACCGCGTTCTCAAACTCGAAGGCGTCGAGGGCGGCGCCCCCGCGGAGCCAGGCGTCAGCGCTCCCAGCCCGCAGAACCTCCTCGACGAGGAGCTCGAAGCGTGGATCGAGCGTCACTGTGCTGCCCACCCCGAGGGTCTCGCCCTGTCCGTCGAGGTGGCCAACGGGATGCCGACGGCGATCGGCATCGCGACGGAGGACGAAGCCGTCTCGCTCGCGTGGCAGCCGGGTCGCGCCGACTACGCACCGTTTGAGTCGTGGCTCGCCGATGATGATCGGCCGAAGATCATGCACGGCGCGAAGCAGCAGATCAAGGCCCTCATCGAGGCGGGGCTTACTATCGCCGGGCTCACGTTCGACACCTTCATCGCCGGCTGGCTGCTGCGTCCGGGCGGAACGGACAAGACGCTCGCCGACCTTGTTCTGCGCTATCTCGACGAGCAGCTCCCCAAGGCCGACCCGAACCAGCTCGTTCCCGACGTCGAGCCGCTCTCGACCGCTCTCGAGGCCTGGTACACGGCGCGTCTGGTCGCACCGCTCCGCGCGCGGCTCGACGACGGCTCGGCACGCGTTCTGCGCGAACTCGAGATGCCGATCGTCAGCGTGCTCGCCGCGATGGAGCTCCGCGGCGTCGCCGTCGACCACGATCAGCTCGCCGCACTGTCGAATCGCCTCGGTTCGACAGCCAGCGATCTTGCGGCACGGGCGTTCGCCGAGATCGGTCGCGAGATCAACCTCGGATCGCCGAAACAGATCCAGGAGGTGCTCTTCGAGCAGCTTCAGATGCCGACGACGCGAGCGACGAAGACGGGGTACTCGACGGATGCCGCTTCTCTCGCCGATCTGCAGGCCTCGAACCCGCACCCGTTCCTCGGCCTCCTGCTCGAGCACCGCGATGCGACAAAGCTGCGCCAGATCGTCGAGACGCTCGACAAGTCGATCGACTCCGGGGGCCGCATCCACACCTCGTACGTACAGACCGGCACCTCAACGGGACGAATCTCGTCGACCGACCCCAACTTGCAGAACATTCCCGTCCGCACGGCGGAGGGGCGCCTCATTCGCGCCGCCTTCACCGTCGGCGAGGGATACGACAGCCTCCTGACGGCCGATTACTCGCAGATCGAGATGCGCATCATGGCGCACCTCTCGGGCGATCCGGGTCTGATCGAGGCGTTCACCGCGGGTGAAGATCTCCACCGGTTCGTTGGCGCCCGCATCTTCGGCGTCGATCCCGCCGATGTCACGCCCGAGATGCGCACCAAGGTCAAGGCGATGTCCTACGGCCTCGCCTACGGTCTGAGCGCATTCGGTCTGTCTCGCCAGCTCCGCATCGACAGCAAGGAGGCCAAGCAGCTCATGGCCGACTACTTCGCACGGTTCGGGGCTGTTCGGGACTATCTGCGCAACGTGGTCGAGCAGGCGAAGGTGGATGGCTACACGACAACGATCTTCGGGCGCCGCCGACCATTCCCTGATCTCAAGAGTCCGAATCGCACGCTTCGCCAGAACGCCGAGCGCGCGGCGCTCAACGCGCCCATTCAGGGTTCGGCCGCCGACATCATCAAGGTCGCGATGATCAACATCGAGAACGACATTCGAGATGCGGAGTTGTCGAGCCGCATGCTCATGCAGGTGCACGACGAGCTGATCTTCGAAGTCTCGAGCGGCGAGCACGACCGCCTCGAGGAGATCGTGCGTGCACGCATGGGAAGCGCAGCCGAACTCAGCGTTCCGCTCGAGGTTCAGGTCGGCTACGGCTCGAACTGGGACGCTGCGGCGCACTAA
- a CDS encoding DUF885 domain-containing protein: MTAQQKRTPSAIDAIAEDWVDTIVDLDPAIGTYIGRNEVNGRYRDYSPAGTEAYAEAVRRTKAALDAEQPRDDVDRVTKTDLGSELELTLESIDAGLHLRDLNVIASPAQEIREVYDLMPTATLDDWETIATRLGGVPAAVEGYIETLREGIRRGITPAKRQVREVYQQVRKLTVGEGFFQDFAGSASTDGGELPASLATSLTEHAGEAAVAFGSLADFLASELEEAATEQDAIGRDLYALQSRRFLGATIDLDETYEWGIEELARMVEEQESIARQIKPGAGVLEAIEFLDQDQSRKLHGTEALQRWMQETSDRAVAELSATHFDIPDEIKTIECMIAPTQEGGIYYTGPTDDFSRPGRMWWSVPTGVTEFDTWRELTTVYHEGVPGHHLQIGQAVYNRDTLNLWRRQLAGTSGHAEGWALYAERLMEQLGYLDDPADRLGMLDGQRMRAARVVLDIGVHLGKQLPDGTGAWSAEYAFDFMSKNVNMNEGFVTFEVNRYLGWPGQAPAYKVGQRIWEQLRDDAHAKEGANFDIKEFHRRALNLGGVGLDTLRSELLR, encoded by the coding sequence ATGACTGCACAACAGAAGAGAACCCCTTCGGCGATCGACGCGATCGCCGAAGACTGGGTCGACACGATCGTCGACCTCGACCCGGCGATCGGAACCTATATCGGCCGCAACGAGGTCAATGGCCGCTACCGGGACTACTCACCTGCGGGCACCGAGGCGTACGCCGAGGCCGTGCGTCGCACAAAGGCTGCGCTAGATGCCGAACAGCCTCGCGATGACGTCGACCGCGTCACGAAGACGGACCTGGGAAGCGAGCTTGAGCTAACGCTCGAGAGCATCGACGCCGGACTGCACTTGCGCGACCTCAATGTCATCGCGTCTCCGGCGCAGGAGATCCGTGAGGTGTACGACCTCATGCCGACCGCCACTCTGGACGATTGGGAGACGATCGCGACGCGACTCGGGGGAGTGCCTGCCGCGGTCGAGGGCTACATCGAGACACTCCGTGAGGGCATTCGGCGCGGGATCACGCCGGCGAAGCGCCAAGTTCGCGAGGTGTACCAGCAGGTTCGAAAGCTCACGGTCGGCGAGGGGTTCTTCCAGGACTTCGCTGGCTCGGCCTCGACCGACGGCGGGGAACTCCCGGCCTCGCTCGCCACCTCGCTCACGGAGCACGCCGGTGAGGCCGCCGTCGCATTCGGCTCGCTCGCGGACTTCCTCGCCTCGGAGCTCGAGGAGGCCGCCACGGAGCAGGACGCGATCGGCCGCGACCTCTACGCGCTGCAGTCGCGCCGCTTCCTCGGCGCCACGATCGACCTCGACGAGACATACGAGTGGGGAATCGAAGAGCTTGCCCGCATGGTCGAAGAGCAGGAGTCGATCGCCCGACAGATCAAGCCGGGCGCCGGAGTGCTCGAGGCGATCGAATTCCTCGACCAGGATCAGTCGCGCAAGCTGCACGGCACTGAGGCGCTGCAGCGCTGGATGCAGGAGACGAGCGACCGCGCCGTCGCGGAGCTGTCGGCCACCCACTTCGACATTCCCGACGAGATCAAGACCATCGAGTGCATGATCGCCCCCACACAGGAGGGTGGCATCTACTACACGGGCCCGACCGACGATTTCTCGCGTCCCGGGCGCATGTGGTGGTCGGTTCCCACCGGAGTCACCGAGTTCGACACGTGGCGGGAGCTGACGACCGTTTACCACGAGGGCGTTCCGGGGCATCACCTGCAGATCGGTCAGGCCGTGTACAACCGGGATACGCTCAACCTATGGCGACGCCAGCTCGCCGGGACCTCCGGGCACGCCGAAGGCTGGGCCTTGTACGCGGAGCGCCTCATGGAACAGCTCGGCTACCTCGACGACCCGGCCGACCGACTCGGGATGCTGGACGGTCAGCGCATGCGCGCGGCGCGCGTGGTTCTCGACATCGGGGTGCACTTGGGCAAGCAGCTTCCCGACGGAACAGGCGCGTGGAGCGCCGAGTACGCGTTCGATTTCATGTCGAAGAACGTCAACATGAACGAGGGATTCGTCACGTTCGAGGTCAATCGCTACCTCGGCTGGCCGGGGCAAGCACCCGCCTACAAGGTCGGCCAGCGCATCTGGGAACAATTGCGCGATGACGCGCACGCGAAGGAAGGCGCGAATTTCGACATCAAGGAGTTCCACCGCCGTGCCCTCAACCTCGGCGGGGTCGGTCTCGACACGCTGCGTTCGGAGCTGCTGCGCTGA
- the rpsA gene encoding 30S ribosomal protein S1, with product MTTATTAKQVAINDIGSAEDFLAAVEKTLKFFNDGDLIEGTVVKIDRDEVLLDVGYKTEGVIPSRELSIKHDVDPAEVVKVGDTVEALVLQKEDKEGRLILSKKRAQYERAWGDVEKIKEADGVVTGQVIEVVKGGLIVDIGLRGFLPASLIELRRVRDLTPYLGQELEAKILELDKNRNNVVLSRRALLEQTQSESRTSFLNNLHKGQVRKGIVSSIVNFGAFVDLGGVDGLVHVSELSWKHIEHASEVVEVGQEVTVEILEVDLDRERVSLSLKATQEDPWQVFARTHAIGQITPGKVTKLVPFGAFVRVADGIEGLVHISELSSKHVELADQVVSVGQEVFVKIIDIDLERRRISLSLKQANEGVDPEGTEFDPALYGMLTEYDEEGNYKYPEGFDPETNEWKEGFETQREKWEQDYAAAQARWEAHKKQVAAALTDEAAVEAPSGASSFSSDAQGAGTLADDASLAALREKLSSNS from the coding sequence ATGACAACCGCAACGACCGCCAAGCAGGTCGCCATCAACGACATCGGATCTGCAGAAGACTTTCTGGCAGCGGTCGAGAAGACACTGAAGTTCTTCAACGACGGAGACCTCATCGAGGGCACTGTCGTGAAGATCGACCGCGACGAGGTTCTCCTCGACGTCGGATACAAGACCGAGGGTGTTATCCCCTCCCGCGAACTTTCCATCAAGCACGATGTCGACCCGGCCGAGGTCGTGAAGGTCGGCGACACCGTCGAGGCGCTGGTTCTCCAGAAGGAGGACAAGGAAGGGCGTCTCATCCTGTCGAAGAAGCGCGCACAGTACGAGCGTGCCTGGGGCGACGTGGAGAAGATCAAGGAAGCCGATGGCGTCGTGACCGGCCAGGTCATCGAGGTCGTCAAGGGTGGTCTCATCGTCGACATCGGACTCCGCGGGTTCCTCCCCGCTTCGCTCATCGAGCTGCGCCGCGTGCGCGACCTGACGCCGTACCTCGGCCAGGAGCTCGAGGCGAAGATCCTCGAACTCGACAAGAACCGCAACAATGTCGTTCTCTCCCGCCGTGCGCTGCTGGAGCAGACGCAGTCCGAGAGCCGCACGTCGTTCCTCAACAACCTGCACAAGGGTCAGGTTCGCAAGGGCATCGTCTCGTCGATCGTCAACTTCGGTGCGTTCGTCGACCTCGGCGGGGTCGACGGGCTCGTCCACGTCTCGGAGCTCAGCTGGAAGCACATCGAGCACGCGTCCGAGGTCGTCGAGGTCGGTCAGGAAGTCACCGTCGAGATCCTCGAGGTCGACCTGGACCGCGAGCGCGTGTCGCTCTCGCTCAAGGCGACGCAGGAGGACCCGTGGCAGGTCTTCGCCCGCACGCACGCGATCGGGCAGATCACACCCGGCAAGGTCACCAAGCTGGTTCCGTTCGGTGCGTTCGTTCGCGTCGCCGACGGCATCGAGGGCCTCGTGCACATTTCCGAGCTCAGCTCGAAGCACGTCGAGCTTGCCGACCAGGTCGTCTCCGTCGGCCAGGAGGTCTTCGTCAAGATCATCGACATCGACCTCGAGCGTCGCCGCATCTCGCTGAGCCTCAAGCAGGCAAACGAGGGCGTCGACCCCGAAGGGACCGAGTTCGACCCGGCACTCTACGGCATGCTCACCGAGTACGACGAGGAGGGGAACTACAAGTACCCCGAGGGCTTCGACCCGGAGACCAACGAGTGGAAGGAAGGCTTCGAGACTCAGCGCGAGAAGTGGGAGCAGGACTACGCTGCTGCCCAGGCTCGCTGGGAGGCTCACAAGAAGCAGGTTGCCGCCGCTCTCACGGACGAGGCCGCCGTCGAGGCGCCGTCCGGGGCTTCCTCCTTCTCGAGCGACGCACAGGGCGCCGGCACTCTCGCCGACGACGCTTCGCTCGCAGCGCTCCGCGAGAAGCTCTCGAGCAACTCCTGA
- a CDS encoding TetR/AcrR family transcriptional regulator gives MNVDSLTNFLTIEYADASLLRNSPQQNRSRQSLETILQVCGQLIDESGHAGVTTAEVAKRADIAIGTVYRFFPDRIALMLGVYDYMLARYVQIALDAFAEKPAETWQGAFATLVESTVVARRTIPGYKATHYRILADDENQGKYQERTRAYVDAVVGLLSQYEGVPSGEAWWARVGVAIELSRTLQRLAFDDSPEGDPGLLEEAVRVPVDYLSSHSADA, from the coding sequence GTGAACGTTGATTCGTTGACGAACTTCCTGACAATCGAATATGCAGACGCTTCGCTTCTGCGCAACAGCCCCCAGCAGAACCGAAGCCGCCAAAGTCTCGAAACCATCCTGCAGGTGTGCGGCCAGCTCATCGACGAGTCGGGCCACGCAGGAGTCACCACGGCCGAAGTGGCCAAGCGCGCCGACATCGCCATCGGCACGGTGTATCGCTTCTTCCCTGACCGCATCGCACTCATGCTGGGCGTGTACGACTACATGCTCGCTCGGTACGTGCAGATCGCCCTCGACGCATTCGCCGAGAAGCCCGCCGAGACGTGGCAGGGGGCCTTCGCCACCCTGGTCGAGAGCACGGTCGTCGCCCGCCGCACGATTCCCGGCTACAAGGCCACGCACTACCGCATTCTCGCGGACGATGAGAACCAGGGTAAGTACCAGGAGCGCACGCGCGCCTACGTTGACGCCGTTGTCGGGCTGCTCTCGCAGTACGAGGGCGTTCCGTCCGGTGAGGCATGGTGGGCACGGGTCGGCGTCGCGATCGAGCTCTCCCGCACGCTCCAGCGCCTCGCGTTCGACGACAGCCCCGAGGGCGACCCGGGGCTGCTTGAGGAAGCCGTGCGGGTGCCCGTCGACTACCTCTCATCCCACAGCGCCGACGCCTGA
- the coaE gene encoding dephospho-CoA kinase: MLLVGLTGGIASGKSTVARMLHEHGAVIVDADVLAREVVEPGTPALSAVVEHFGDAVLQPDGSLDRAALAGRVFGNPTELARLNGIVHPAVREASQQRIREAAAADPDAVIVYDVPLLAESRSTDEFDLVVVAHTPAAARVDRLVTLRGLERTAAEQRVTAQADDETRLALADVVIDTAGSLEHTREQVHALWQRLTRESQP, encoded by the coding sequence GTGTTGCTTGTCGGACTCACCGGAGGGATCGCATCCGGCAAATCGACTGTCGCTCGGATGCTGCACGAGCACGGCGCTGTCATCGTGGACGCCGACGTCCTCGCTCGCGAAGTCGTCGAGCCTGGCACACCCGCCTTGTCCGCGGTCGTCGAGCATTTCGGGGACGCCGTGCTTCAACCGGACGGCTCTCTTGACCGCGCGGCCCTTGCCGGCCGCGTGTTCGGCAACCCGACCGAGCTCGCTCGGCTCAATGGCATCGTCCATCCCGCGGTGCGGGAGGCGTCTCAGCAGCGCATCAGGGAAGCGGCCGCGGCCGACCCCGACGCGGTCATCGTCTACGACGTTCCGCTGCTCGCCGAGTCGCGCTCAACCGACGAGTTCGACCTCGTCGTCGTGGCGCACACGCCCGCCGCTGCTCGCGTCGACAGACTCGTCACCTTGCGCGGACTGGAGCGCACCGCGGCCGAGCAGCGCGTGACCGCGCAAGCCGACGACGAGACCCGGCTCGCTCTCGCGGATGTCGTGATCGACACCGCCGGCAGTCTCGAGCACACGCGCGAACAGGTTCACGCGCTCTGGCAGCGCCTGACGCGCGAGTCTCAGCCGTGA
- the pcp gene encoding pyroglutamyl-peptidase I gives MSSVLVTGFEPFGGASVNASWEAVRRLPLRIRNADIHRELIPCTFAGSASAVHAALERHRPDVVVCVGEAGSRTRVSIERVAVNLDDARIPDNAGQQPLDAPIDAAGPAAYFSRMPVKACALAVDRSGVPAEVSLTAGSYVCNHVFYRLMRMLEKELPHVVGGFVHVPRGETIGPDAAERALRAIIETVLERGSEDLPLRGGRED, from the coding sequence GTGAGTTCCGTCCTAGTCACGGGGTTCGAGCCGTTCGGCGGTGCGAGCGTCAACGCCTCGTGGGAAGCGGTGCGCCGTCTTCCCCTCCGCATTCGAAACGCCGACATCCACCGCGAGCTGATTCCGTGCACCTTCGCCGGTTCCGCGAGCGCCGTTCACGCCGCACTCGAGCGGCACCGGCCCGACGTCGTCGTGTGTGTCGGAGAGGCGGGGAGCCGCACACGCGTTTCGATCGAACGCGTCGCCGTGAACCTCGATGATGCGCGCATTCCCGACAATGCGGGCCAGCAGCCCCTCGACGCGCCGATCGACGCGGCCGGACCAGCGGCATACTTCTCTCGCATGCCGGTCAAGGCATGCGCTCTCGCCGTCGACCGTTCGGGAGTTCCCGCCGAGGTGTCCCTGACCGCAGGGAGCTACGTGTGCAATCACGTGTTCTACCGGCTCATGCGGATGCTCGAGAAGGAGCTGCCGCACGTCGTCGGCGGGTTCGTGCACGTTCCACGCGGCGAGACGATCGGGCCGGATGCCGCCGAACGAGCGCTCCGCGCCATCATCGAGACTGTCCTCGAGCGGGGCTCGGAGGATCTGCCGCTTCGAGGCGGCCGGGAAGACTGA
- the uvrB gene encoding excinuclease ABC subunit UvrB, with translation MEPTRSVRPFEVVSEYEPSGDQPKAIADLSQRINAGETDVVLLGATGTGKSATTAWLIEAVQRPTLVLAHNKTLAAQLANEFRELMPNNAVEYFVSYYDYYQPEAYVPQTDTFIEKDSSINSEVERLRHSTTNSLLSRRDVVVVSTVSCIYGLGAAEEYLDAMVALQVGQRVGRDDLIRGFIGMQYNRNDVDFSRGNFRVRGDTIEIIPVYEELAIRIEMFGDEIEALYALHPLTGDIVKTLDAVSVFPATHYAASPATMHRAIGTIQEELTERLAELERQGKLLEAQRLRMRTSFDLEMMEQIGFCSGIENYSRHIDGRKPGEAPHCLLDYFPEDFLVVIDESHVTVPQIGAMYEGDASRKRTLVEHGFRLPSALDNRPLTWNEFKNRVGQTVYLSATPGRYELGIADGVVEQIIRPTGLVDPEIVVKPSEGQIDDLLEEIRARSERDERVLVTTLTKKMAEELTDFLTEAGVRVRYLHSDVDTLRRVELLTELRAGVYDVLVGINLLREGLDLPEVSLVAILDADKEGFLRSSTSLIQTIGRAARNVSGQVHMYADNVTDSMRFAIDETNRRREKQIAYNTENGIDPTPLRKRIADITDVLAREGADTEQLLAKRGGNRAGSPTPSLRHHEGLAAEGANDLEAIIADLNGQMLAAAGELKFELAARLRDEVADLKRELRQMEKAGHI, from the coding sequence ATGGAACCCACACGCTCTGTCCGGCCCTTCGAAGTGGTCAGCGAATACGAGCCGAGCGGTGACCAGCCGAAGGCGATCGCCGATCTCTCCCAGCGAATCAACGCCGGAGAAACAGACGTCGTGCTTCTCGGCGCGACAGGAACGGGCAAATCGGCGACGACAGCCTGGCTCATCGAGGCCGTGCAACGACCAACGCTCGTCCTCGCGCACAACAAGACGCTCGCCGCGCAGCTCGCGAACGAGTTCCGCGAGCTCATGCCCAACAACGCTGTCGAGTACTTCGTGTCGTACTACGACTACTACCAGCCCGAGGCGTATGTCCCACAGACGGACACCTTCATCGAGAAGGACTCGTCGATAAACTCGGAAGTGGAAAGACTCCGCCACTCCACGACGAACTCGCTGCTCAGCCGGCGCGACGTCGTCGTCGTGTCGACAGTCTCCTGCATCTACGGGCTCGGTGCCGCCGAAGAGTACCTCGACGCGATGGTCGCACTTCAAGTCGGGCAGCGTGTCGGCCGCGACGACCTGATTCGCGGTTTCATCGGCATGCAGTACAACCGCAACGACGTGGACTTCTCTCGGGGCAACTTCCGGGTCCGCGGCGACACGATCGAGATCATCCCGGTGTACGAGGAACTCGCGATCCGCATCGAGATGTTCGGCGACGAGATTGAGGCGCTGTACGCGCTGCACCCGCTCACGGGCGACATCGTGAAGACTCTCGATGCGGTTTCCGTGTTCCCCGCGACGCACTACGCCGCGAGCCCCGCGACGATGCACCGCGCGATCGGGACCATCCAAGAGGAGCTCACCGAGCGCCTCGCGGAGCTCGAGCGACAGGGCAAGCTGCTCGAAGCGCAGCGGCTGCGCATGCGGACCTCGTTCGACCTCGAGATGATGGAGCAGATCGGGTTCTGCTCGGGCATCGAGAACTACTCGCGTCACATCGACGGCCGCAAGCCGGGGGAGGCCCCCCATTGCCTGCTCGACTACTTCCCCGAAGATTTCCTCGTCGTCATCGACGAGTCGCACGTGACGGTTCCGCAGATCGGCGCGATGTATGAGGGAGACGCCTCGCGCAAGCGCACGCTCGTCGAGCACGGCTTCCGGCTGCCGAGCGCGCTCGACAACCGGCCGCTCACCTGGAATGAGTTCAAGAACCGCGTCGGTCAGACCGTGTACCTGTCCGCGACCCCTGGACGGTATGAGCTCGGCATCGCCGACGGCGTGGTCGAGCAGATCATTCGCCCGACCGGGCTCGTCGATCCCGAGATCGTCGTGAAGCCGTCGGAGGGACAGATCGACGACCTGCTCGAGGAGATCCGCGCCCGCAGCGAGCGTGACGAGCGCGTGCTCGTCACGACGCTGACGAAGAAGATGGCGGAAGAGCTCACCGACTTCCTCACCGAAGCCGGAGTTCGCGTGCGCTACCTGCACTCCGATGTCGATACCCTGCGACGGGTCGAGCTCCTGACCGAACTGCGCGCGGGCGTGTACGACGTGCTCGTCGGCATCAACCTGCTGAGAGAGGGACTGGATCTTCCGGAAGTGTCCCTCGTCGCGATTCTCGACGCGGACAAGGAGGGCTTCCTGCGCTCGTCCACGTCGCTCATCCAGACGATCGGTCGCGCGGCGCGCAACGTCTCCGGCCAAGTGCACATGTACGCCGACAACGTCACCGACTCCATGCGCTTCGCTATCGACGAGACGAACCGGCGCCGCGAGAAGCAGATCGCGTACAACACTGAGAACGGAATCGACCCGACGCCGTTGCGGAAGAGGATCGCTGACATCACCGATGTACTCGCGCGCGAGGGCGCCGACACGGAGCAGCTCCTCGCCAAGCGGGGCGGCAATCGCGCAGGGTCACCGACGCCGTCGCTTCGCCACCACGAAGGCCTCGCAGCGGAGGGCGCCAACGATCTCGAGGCGATAATCGCAGACCTGAACGGGCAGATGCTCGCGGCCGCCGGTGAACTCAAGTTCGAGCTGGCCGCTCGCTTGAGGGATGAAGTCGCCGATCTCAAACGTGAACTGCGGCAAATGGAGAAGGCCGGACACATCTAG
- a CDS encoding DUF4129 domain-containing protein encodes MRRLFVVAAVLCVVIVLAAALQGAATFTAPRWDTSWRIAPSDLPERPAFDNADQSASPAPTPVHGAAHVNPLLVIVVLALIAVVVLAYILFRLRQRTPRRFTTSLTGAPQGDGGEVASTPAAEADVPPAVIRRGIAHALVQIREERPPGDAIIAAWLGLEESAEDSGLHRRPAETAAEFTAAAIARLGAEHEVRELLALYQGVRFGGHRATAADVVRATAYLETLRERWS; translated from the coding sequence GTGAGGCGACTTTTCGTTGTCGCCGCCGTCTTGTGCGTCGTTATCGTGCTCGCGGCGGCCCTCCAGGGGGCCGCGACGTTCACGGCGCCACGATGGGACACCTCGTGGCGCATAGCGCCGAGCGACCTTCCCGAACGTCCCGCGTTCGACAACGCCGACCAGAGCGCGAGTCCGGCACCCACGCCGGTGCACGGCGCCGCCCATGTCAATCCACTTCTCGTGATCGTTGTCCTCGCACTCATCGCGGTCGTCGTCCTCGCCTACATCCTCTTTCGCCTGCGCCAGCGCACGCCGCGGCGATTCACAACGTCCCTCACGGGCGCGCCGCAAGGCGACGGCGGCGAGGTCGCGAGCACTCCCGCTGCCGAAGCCGACGTGCCGCCCGCGGTCATCCGCCGCGGCATTGCGCACGCGCTCGTTCAGATCCGAGAGGAGCGACCTCCAGGCGACGCGATCATCGCCGCGTGGCTGGGGCTGGAGGAGTCCGCCGAGGACAGCGGGCTTCACCGTCGCCCCGCGGAGACGGCCGCCGAGTTCACGGCCGCCGCAATCGCCCGGCTCGGCGCCGAGCACGAAGTGCGCGAGCTGCTCGCGCTGTACCAGGGAGTGCGCTTCGGCGGTCATCGAGCGACCGCTGCCGACGTCGTCCGCGCGACGGCATACCTCGAGACACTGAGGGAGCGGTGGTCGTGA